The nucleotide sequence GTCACCGTCTGGCAACATACTCGGCAGGTATAATAAAAGGCACCTCGTACCTTTCGGAGAGTATCTGCCGTTGAAGCATGTTTTCTTTTTTTTAAAAAAGCTAACATCAATGCTGGGCGACTTCACGCCTGGGAAAAGCAACCAATTGCTGCATTATGATAATGTAAAAGCAGGCATACTGATCTGTTATGAAATCATTTTTCCACAGTTATCTCAACAAGACTCAAGAGATGGGGCAAATCTACTTGTTACAATAACCGATGATGCATGGTTTGGAGATACTTCTGCGCCTTATCAACATTTATCCATGGCAGTATTCAGGGCTGTTGAGAATGACAGGTTTGTTGTAAGAGCCGCCAATACCGGCATATCCGCTGTAATATCCCCAACAGGGAAAATATTGGAACAGACGAAACTGTTTGTGCCTGGATTTATAAATTATAGGGTAGCTTTGATTAACACGAAAACATTTTACACATTGAACGGGGATCTGTTTGTTTTAATATGCGCCGTGATTTTTATAGTTTTCGCGGTTGTTTATGCATATAAGTTCATGTTTATAAAAAAGGGATAAAAGGCATGTTTATTGCATGGTGCTTTGTCTGTTGTCGTTATGGAGCATGACCATAGTTTTTTGGCTTTTCACCGCGCAGCAGCCTGGTAAACATGGACATTTGTAACGGGTGAAGGCGGAAACAGCCCCGTATATCTATACGCCCTTGACTACGATGGAAAGGGGTGATTAACAAAGATAGAATTAAGTTCTGCGAATCCCAGGTTTACGGTTCCGCCAGGGAAATGTTTTGCTGCCGAAGTAGAAAAGCAAGACTCATTTTTTCCGGGGACCTGCTATTGCGGGCCGCCTTGCTGTGTAATAGCTTTCTAACGTGGTAAAATATAAGGAGAAGTAACAGTGAATGCCGAAAAGAGTAAAAGGGTTTGTCCTGTTGAAAGGGCTGGTGGACTTGATAACTGGATAAGAAGATTACTGCAAAACCCGAAAAAAATACTAAGACCATACATCGAGAAAGGAATGACAGCCCTTGATATGGGCTGCGGACCAGGCTTTTTTACGACAGAATTATCTAAAATGATCGGTGGTTCAGGTAAGGTTATTGCCGTTGATTTACAAGAAGGGATGCTTGAGAAGCTAAGACAAAAGATTAAAGGAACAGTATTAGAACAAAGAATTGAATTACATAAGTGTTCAAATGATATTATCGGTGTTACGGAAAAGGTGGATTTTGTTTTAGCATTCTACATGGTCCATGAGGTGCCGGATCAGGATAAGCTATTCGGAGAACTGCTATCGATCTTAAAACCAAAAGCAAAGATACTGGTCATTGAACCTTCGTTTCATGTTTCAAAAGAGTCATTCGAAAACATGATAGATAAAGTAAAAAGTATCGGATTGGAGGTTATCGGAAGACCCAAAGTATCTTTTAGCAGGGCAGTATTGCTAACAAACAAGGACAAAAAATGATTATGATAACATGCTTGGTGTCTCGTCTTACTTGTCATTGATAGGAGCGAAGCCAAAGGCGCCGTGACAAAACAATCCTTCTTTCAACCTATCCGATTTTACAGGGGGCAGGGGAGATTTATTCCACCATTCCTCCTAATTTCAATTCTATAGGGAAGAATTCGGTAAATTGGTAAGGTAAAAACTGGTCGCAGAGCCATATTATTACCCTATATATAAACTACAAAATACCGTGTACAATGTCCACGTTTATCTGCCCTACGAAATAGGTTGTACTGTTTTTCCCCTTTTGACAGAGTATTAACAATTG is from Deltaproteobacteria bacterium and encodes:
- a CDS encoding class I SAM-dependent methyltransferase produces the protein MNAEKSKRVCPVERAGGLDNWIRRLLQNPKKILRPYIEKGMTALDMGCGPGFFTTELSKMIGGSGKVIAVDLQEGMLEKLRQKIKGTVLEQRIELHKCSNDIIGVTEKVDFVLAFYMVHEVPDQDKLFGELLSILKPKAKILVIEPSFHVSKESFENMIDKVKSIGLEVIGRPKVSFSRAVLLTNKDKK